A stretch of DNA from Nonlabens ponticola:
CTTTCTCACCAGCAATAGCTTTTGAGGTAGCGCCTTCTTTTAAACCAAAAGCAGTTCCCACCACTCGTGGCTCTTGACCTACACCAGCAATGACTGGTGATTGACGGCTTATACCATTAGCAGTTTGGACAGTCACATTATTATTAGTCGCAACACTGTTCAAGTCAGTAGCTTTGATCTTGTTGATGATGATGTCTGCTTTTTTCTTGTTTCTCAAGATAGGTGTGACCTTGGCGCTAGCTTCTTCTGGAGTCATAACACCAGCCTTGCTTATTTTATTCACCTTGGCAACGACATAACCTTGCGTAGTTTCAAAACGTTCTACATCACCTACTTCACGACCATCTTTAAATGCCCATTGCACAATAGCACGATTGCGGCCTATTCCTGGTAGGTTTTCGTCTAGTTCTTTCAAGTTTAAAACAGGACGTGGCGTCACATTGTATTCTTTGGCTAACTCGTCAAAGTCACCATCTTCTGCTGCTTGTTGGAATTTTTGGGTATTGGTGTAATTCTGTTTGTTGGTAGCTTTAGATGGAATAGATTTCTTTGCAACAGTAGCTAGTTTCAAGGCTTCTACAGGAGCAGATGTCTCATCGATACGTATCACGTGATAACCAAAATCACTTTCAGTCACGCCTACAGTTCCTTCATTATTTGCATAGAGGAATTTTGTGTAGCCTGGTGCAAAATTTGCCGCATTACCAGAATACACAGTCCAGCCTATATCTTGAGCTAGGATGTCGTCCACATTTTCCTCATAGTAAGCAAATCTCGTGTCATACTTATCCTTGCTTTGACCTATAGTTCCTAGAATGCTATCTGCGAGTTTTTTTGCCTCGTTCTTAGTACGATTCATATCAGATCCTGCACGAGTTGCGCCAGAATAAGGCACTAAGATGTGACGGTTCTTCACGCTGTCACTAATGGTTCTTTTTTCTAGAACCTTAGTAATTTTAGAATATTCACCGTCTTTGTAAGGACCGTAAACTTCGCCAGTTTCAGTTTGTGCGAGTCTTGCTTGTGCAGCATTAAGATTAGAAACTAGAACATAACGATCATTGTATGGCAAGTCAGAGTTTGCATTTACAAACGCTTTAGAATTATCTGTGGTTTTCAAGCCTGGAGCATCTTCAGTTTCCTTAGTTTGCTCGTTGTATTGGTTTTGCTTGCCGTTAAGCAATGCAACCATCTCGTCATTGAGAGCCGCAACATCCTCATTGGATGCTTTGTCCTCAAACAATACATAAGTGATGTCTCTTTCGGCTTCAGCTTTAAATTGAGACTCGTGATCCTTGATGTAGCTTTTGATTTCAGATTTAGTTACTTCAACAGTTGAATCTGGAATGCTGCTGTAAGGTATGTTTACAAATTGAAAATCACGCTTATCATTCTCCATGCGATAGGCTAGCGCGCCATCAGCATTTGTTCCTATCACGCCTGATTTAAGAAGGGCAAAAAATTGAGCCTGGCGCACCTGGCTTGCTGCATTGTCAAGATCTTGTTGCCATCCTGCTGGATTGGATTGAGATACCTGATTTACAAACTGTGCAAATTTGGTTTCAGAAAATTGACCGTTCTCATCTTGAAATTGTGGTGCTCTAGAATAAGCGGCTTTTAAGTAATTACGCACTTGCTCATCAGTCACCTCAATGCCAGCTGCGTCAATCTGCTCTGCAAGAACGGCATCGCGTACTTTTTGATTCCACACAATATTTGCTGCCTGTACGGTAGATATACCTTGACGCTGATTCATAGTCGCCTCGACACTGTTGCTAAATTCCTGACGGCTCAACTCTGTATCACCTACATATCCTATCACGTTCTCGTTACCGCTAGAAAAACTTCCTTGACGTATCAAATCGCCTATAATAAAGGCAAATAATGCCAGTGCAATGATGATGATCAGGAACAAGCCTTGAGATCTAATTTTACCTAAAACGGCCATGCTATATTTTTTAAATTAAAACGGTGGCGAAAATAGTCTTTTCCGCCAAATTATTAAAGTGAATGCCACCCTATTTCACCGCTGAAATCACTTGTAAAGGTCTGTTGTTTGTTGAGTTGTGGGTTGATGAGTCAGCTTTCGCGAAAGCGTAATTCTCACCATCTACATTTTACTACAAAGCTTGCGTTATTCTTCACGCACTATAACAAGTTTAACCAGGTCGATCTTATTATGGGATTTTTCTAGGATCGTAAATTGAAACTGGTCGATGATGACTTCTTCACCTTCATCAGGAATATTTTCTGTCACGTGGACAATCAAACCGCCTAGTGTCTCGTATTGTTCACTTTCTGGTAATTCTAGTTTGTAACGTTCATTCAAATAGTCGACCTCGATTCTTGCGCTCAACTTGTACTCGTCATCACTTATTTGTGAATCGATCAATTGATCGCTGTCATGCTCATCCTCGATCTCGCCAAATAGCTCTTCTACAATATCTTCAACGGTGATTAATCCGGATGTACCACCATATTCATCCAGCACGATGGCAACACTCTTGTGGCGTTTGATGAGTAGATTTAAAACGTCCTTGACCAGCATGGTTTCTGGAACGTTTACAATATTACGGCGTATGCCAGCAATGTTTTCAGGTGATTTAAATAGGTCAAAACTATGAACATAGCCAGTGATGTCGTCAATGGTATCATCATGGATTAAGATCTTGCTCAATCCGGTGGCGACAAACTTTTTACTTAGTTCCTTGATTTCGGTATCGCTGTGTACGGCAATCATCTCAGTACGTGGTACCATAACCTCACGAGCCTTGAGCCCACCAAAATCCAGAGCATTCTGGAAAATCTGTATCTCAGTATCGACATCTTCCTGCTCTTGGGCGCTTTCCATTTGCTCTGTGATGTAGTTTCCTAACTCCAGTTTAGAGAACGACAGTTGTATCTCATCACCATCTGTCTTGAAGAAGGTCTTGAGAAAAAAGTCTGATATCTTGATGCAAAACCATGAAATAAACCAGAAGGCTAGGTAGAATAGATAGGCTGGGATCGCAAAGAACTTGAGTAACTCATTAGCATAGATCTGGAAAAAGACTTTAGGTAAAAACTCCGCAGTGAGTAGAATTACCACGGTAGAAATCAAGGTTTGAAGCAATAGCAATTGAAAACTACCTTCTAACAACGATGGATAGAATGATTGTAGCTGTGCCGTGAGCAAATCACCCATGACAAACCCGTAGACGACCAGCGCGATGCTGTTCCCTATGAGCATGGTAATGATAAACTTAGATGGTTGTGCAGTAAGATTGCGCAACACTTTGCCTATAAAATCCTGCTGTCTTTTCTCGAGCTCTATATGAATCTTGTTAGAACTCACATAAGCGATCTCCATACCTGAGAAAAAGGCACTGAGCACCAGCATGGTGATGATAAGAAGAATTTGTAACAGCATTATGGCTTATTGCGTTCTTCAAATCTACGACGGAAACGCCTCTTGAAGAAAAACATAAATACGGCGATGGCACCCATGAATAGGAGAACATAGGATCGAGATCGATCTATGTTCCATTCATAGATAGCAGTAGCAAAGAACAATAATGCAAATGCTACGTAGGCATATTCAAAGTATTTGAAAAATTTACTCATCAGTTTTGTTTACGTAAAAGGTGTCGTTTGAATTGCGTACCAGCGCATCAGTCAAGGCTTCATTTGAATCAAGGATATCACCAGTGCTTTTTCCCGTTGTGTCAAAGTTGATGGTAAATTCTTCATTGGTAAAAATCCATTCGGCTTTTTGATCCCAATAAAGCTGGTCACCATTAAAAACGGTTCCATCGCTAGATACTATTGTCACATTGCCTCGCATATCTACCAGCTCTACAGCTTGATACAAGATGCCGTAATCTGATGTAATGGTAGTAAACACAGTGCTGTCTAGCGGCTGTTCATATACTTTGACGTACACGCCATCTGGAAATTCCATATAGGGAAAGGCATCGTTGGTAAAGTCCAACATGCGTGGGCCTGCTAATGTAACCTTGATATAACCGCTGTCTGTATGTTTTAAAAGCATGTTCTCGATCTCGCCGATAGGTTCATTTGAGACTACCTGCATTTTTTCTATCTCCTTGAGATTATCAGTACATGCATAAAAACAGATCACGGCAATTGCCGTGATCATCGTTTTTAATATGTAGTGACAGGATTTTATCACTATGGTATTCTTACGGATTCTCCTATCCAGCATCCTATAGATATCGTACTACCAGAATTATATTTTTCACTCATGAAAATATCATTCTTTTGTGGCGCGCTTGCGTTATAGCTAGCGACTGATTTAAGTGCATTACCCTTGATTGAAGGGTCAACGGCAGCAGCTTTGCGAGCATATCTTGCAGCGACCCAATAAACAGCACGCTTTTCAAGAGTTGTGCTTCCACAGCTATTGGCACTATTTGCAACCATACTTGCGATTTGTAAATATGGTGCGCCAAAGGAAGGCTTTGCCTCATTAGACTTGATGAACTCTCTTTTTGCCTGGCTGTACTTACCTTGATCTTTAAGAACAATACCTTTCTTGTAATGAATTTTTGATACAAGATCATTACTCACACCTAATTCAACTGCTTGATCCCAGTACTTGAACTTCTCAGTCGTCGTGCTTGCGATGTTTCCTAGACCATAAGCAGTCTTACCACTAGGTCTCAACTCATGCAACGCTTTTACAGATGTGATATACAATGGGGCATCAGTACAATCTTTTGACTGTAATCTTTTAAGAACGTTAGATAACCAGTTCTCATCAGCTTTTTTGTTATCAAATTCTGCCTCATATAATGGAATCAATTTGTCACAATCTGCTAGTTCACCTAGCGTTTTGTTTACACTACCCATCACGATGCCGTAATTCTTGATATTGGTTTCCTGAGCATCGATCTGCTCAAGTTCTTTGTCTGTAATAGTGCCAGCGTTTTGCTTGTCTAGCAAATCACTCAATATCTTACTACGTTCATCCTGCACATTCTCAATTTGTAGCGTTAACGCATCATAAATATCAAAAAAGCCTTGAAGATTTACCTTTTCTGCCTCATAACGCTTTTCAGCTAAGGTGAAGTAGGTAATCATCGCATTAGGATCTGTAAATTCATCTGGATTATTCATGAATTCATTCTCTAGCATCTTGTACTGCTCGTCATCAGAGCCTATCTTGTACTTATACATCGTGCGAGCGATCTCCATGTTCTTTTTAGGAACATTTATCTTATCAGGGAACCTATCAACTTGACCATGTAACATGTCTAGTAGACCTTTAGCATTTTCAGCCTCTGTACCGATGTTTTTTCTAAGTCTGTGCTCGTATATACGCTCACCGTATTGATAAATGGCTGCGCTTGCCGTAGGACATTGCTTAACTAGTGGATCTAGTTGTTTGTATGCCTCATCATAATTTCTTGCTTTTGCGTTTTCCGCAAATATTTGTAACATCACATTA
This window harbors:
- the lptC gene encoding LPS export ABC transporter periplasmic protein LptC, which translates into the protein MITAIAVICFYACTDNLKEIEKMQVVSNEPIGEIENMLLKHTDSGYIKVTLAGPRMLDFTNDAFPYMEFPDGVYVKVYEQPLDSTVFTTITSDYGILYQAVELVDMRGNVTIVSSDGTVFNGDQLYWDQKAEWIFTNEEFTINFDTTGKSTGDILDSNEALTDALVRNSNDTFYVNKTDE
- a CDS encoding hemolysin family protein encodes the protein MLLQILLIITMLVLSAFFSGMEIAYVSSNKIHIELEKRQQDFIGKVLRNLTAQPSKFIITMLIGNSIALVVYGFVMGDLLTAQLQSFYPSLLEGSFQLLLLQTLISTVVILLTAEFLPKVFFQIYANELLKFFAIPAYLFYLAFWFISWFCIKISDFFLKTFFKTDGDEIQLSFSKLELGNYITEQMESAQEQEDVDTEIQIFQNALDFGGLKAREVMVPRTEMIAVHSDTEIKELSKKFVATGLSKILIHDDTIDDITGYVHSFDLFKSPENIAGIRRNIVNVPETMLVKDVLNLLIKRHKSVAIVLDEYGGTSGLITVEDIVEELFGEIEDEHDSDQLIDSQISDDEYKLSARIEVDYLNERYKLELPESEQYETLGGLIVHVTENIPDEGEEVIIDQFQFTILEKSHNKIDLVKLVIVREE
- a CDS encoding peptidylprolyl isomerase, coding for MAVLGKIRSQGLFLIIIIALALFAFIIGDLIRQGSFSSGNENVIGYVGDTELSRQEFSNSVEATMNQRQGISTVQAANIVWNQKVRDAVLAEQIDAAGIEVTDEQVRNYLKAAYSRAPQFQDENGQFSETKFAQFVNQVSQSNPAGWQQDLDNAASQVRQAQFFALLKSGVIGTNADGALAYRMENDKRDFQFVNIPYSSIPDSTVEVTKSEIKSYIKDHESQFKAEAERDITYVLFEDKASNEDVAALNDEMVALLNGKQNQYNEQTKETEDAPGLKTTDNSKAFVNANSDLPYNDRYVLVSNLNAAQARLAQTETGEVYGPYKDGEYSKITKVLEKRTISDSVKNRHILVPYSGATRAGSDMNRTKNEAKKLADSILGTIGQSKDKYDTRFAYYEENVDDILAQDIGWTVYSGNAANFAPGYTKFLYANNEGTVGVTESDFGYHVIRIDETSAPVEALKLATVAKKSIPSKATNKQNYTNTQKFQQAAEDGDFDELAKEYNVTPRPVLNLKELDENLPGIGRNRAIVQWAFKDGREVGDVERFETTQGYVVAKVNKISKAGVMTPEEASAKVTPILRNKKKADIIINKIKATDLNSVATNNNVTVQTANGISRQSPVIAGVGQEPRVVGTAFGLKEGATSKAIAGEKGVFMIKVTGVENAPELENYTNDARIVAQRTANQSTSALVEALKKATDIEDKRAVFY